In Dioscorea cayenensis subsp. rotundata cultivar TDr96_F1 chromosome 11, TDr96_F1_v2_PseudoChromosome.rev07_lg8_w22 25.fasta, whole genome shotgun sequence, a single genomic region encodes these proteins:
- the LOC120271852 gene encoding cytochrome P450 89A2-like translates to MTPILLLFLLVTISLALLINQRERIRIRKLPPSPPRIPILGNLLWLTKPFSQLETTLHHLRAKYGPIFTLYIGSRPVIFIMDGALASRSLIQCGEVFADRPPPLSTSALNPNLHSINNTSYGHLWRLLRRNLISEVFYPLKSKKLSGHVQHMALDILLKRLKNEAEANGGVVVPVHSIQHCVSFFMTSLCFGMTLEEKVVDKIKNVQLELLAVLENHFVFGLLPKAALLLYWRRFGKLKQLRRVHEELLIPIIRARKQGEKNTHDMISYVDSLLKLKVPADGVGNMRELSEEDIVNFISEFLDASIWSSAASLEWIMANIVKHQDIQKKLRKEIRSVVGDTKRRIEEDEIRRMPYLKAVILEALRRHSPTHFSIPHSVKEDVIMDKYLIPKGTVVNYSVTSIGLDGRVWKDPLEFRPERFMAGGEGEGVDVNCGKRDIKMMPFGAGRRICPGSDMAVLLLQYLVANLVNEIELNAVEGMEVDLAANGEIFAAMKNPLHARIVNTA, encoded by the coding sequence ATGACACCAATATTGCTCCTCTTCCTCCTTGTGACCATCTCTCTTGCATTGCTCATTAatcaaagagaaagaattagaATAAGAAAACTACCACCAAGCCCTCCAAGAATCCCTATACTTGGCAACCTACTATGGCTCACAAAACCCTTCTCCCAACTTGAAACCACTCTTCACCATCTACGTGCTAAGTATGGCCCTATCTTCACACTCTACATTGGTTCTCGTCCAGTCATCTTCATCATGGACGGAGCTCTCGCAAGCAGATCTCTTATACAGTGTGGTGAGGTATTCGCAGACCGGCCTCCACCACTGTCCACCAGTGCTCTCAACCCCAACCTTCACTCCATCAACAACACATCCTATGGCCATCTATGGCGTCTCCTCCGTCGGAACCTCATCTCGGAGGTCTTCTACCCACTAAAATCCAAAAAGTTAAGCGGCCACGTCCAACACATGGCCCTTGATATACTGCTCAAGCGTCTCAAGAACGAGGCTGAGGCAAACGGTGGTGTTGTCGTCCCCGTTCACAGCATCCAACACTGTGTTTCCTTCTTTATGACCTCCTTGTGCTTCGGCATGACTCTGGAGGAGAAGGTGGTGGACAAGATCAAGAACGTGCAGCTGGAGTTGTTGGCTGTTTTAGAGAATCATTTTGTTTTCGGTTTGTTGCCCAAGGCTGCATTACTGCTGTACTGGAGAAGGTTCGGAAAGTTGAAACAGCTCCGGCGAGTTCACGAGGAGCTTCTCATTCCCATAATCAGAGCACGCAAACAAGGAGAGAAGAATACTCATGACATGATCTCGTACGTGGACTCCCTTCTCAAACTCAAAGTCCCTGCAGACGGTGTAGGGAATATGAGAGAGCTAAGTGAAGAGGATATTGTGAATTTTATCTCTGAATTCCTAGATGCTAGCATATGGTCATCTGCTGCATCTTTGGAATGGATAATGGCAAACATTGTCAAACACCAAGACATACAAAAGAAGCTAAGGAAGGAGATCAGGTCAGTGGTGGGAGACACAAAGAGACGAATTGAGGAGGATGAGATACGAAGGATGCCATATCTAAAAGCAGTCATTCTTGAAGCTTTGCGGCGTCACTCACCGACGCATTTCTCAATTCCCCATAGTGTGAAAGAGGACGTGATCATGGACAAGTACTTGATACCCAAGGGCACAGTGGTGAACTACTCGGTTACAAGCATTGGGTTGGATGGGAGAGTGTGGAAGGATCCATTGGAGTTCAGGCCAGAGAGGTTCATGGCAGGAGGGGAAGGAGAAGGAGTGGACGTGAACTGTGGGAAGAGAGATATCAAGATGATGCCTTTTGGAGCCGGAAGGAGAATCTGCCCTGGCTCGGACATGGCGGTGCTTCTACTTCAGTACTTGGTGGCCAACTTGGTTAATGAGATTGAGTTGAATGCAGTGGAGGGTATGGAGGTTGATCTTGCTGCCAATGGAGAGATCTTTGCTGCCATGAAAAACCCACTCCATGCACGCATTGTTAATACGGCATGA